The Pseudomonas asiatica genome has a segment encoding these proteins:
- a CDS encoding GFA family protein has protein sequence MALEKQGTCLCGATRLKVTVDNNHISACHCSMCRKWTGGPLLVVHCSQPPVIEGRAPSVYESSDWAQRGFCGQCGTHLYYRLKANDFHAVPVGLLDGDQEWHFDLQIFVEQKPAWYCFANQTKELTGQEAFEQLG, from the coding sequence ATGGCCCTGGAAAAACAAGGCACCTGCCTGTGCGGCGCCACCCGGCTCAAGGTCACCGTCGACAACAACCATATCAGCGCCTGCCACTGCAGCATGTGCCGCAAATGGACCGGCGGCCCATTGCTGGTGGTGCATTGCAGCCAGCCACCGGTGATCGAAGGGCGCGCGCCCAGCGTCTATGAGTCTTCCGATTGGGCCCAGCGCGGCTTCTGCGGCCAGTGCGGCACGCACCTGTACTACCGGCTCAAGGCCAATGACTTCCACGCCGTGCCGGTCGGCCTGCTCGACGGCGACCAGGAATGGCATTTCGACTTGCAAATCTTCGTCGAACAGAAACCCGCCTGGTATTGCTTCGCCAACCAGACCAAGGAACTGACTGGCCAGGAAGCCTTCGAGCAGCTCGGCTGA